A window from Culex pipiens pallens isolate TS chromosome 3, TS_CPP_V2, whole genome shotgun sequence encodes these proteins:
- the LOC120412578 gene encoding glutamyl-tRNA(Gln) amidotransferase subunit C-3, mitochondrial-like — protein MAQPFGSSCDMIGIPFHLRPPPGRTLHSLVRTFASTKPADLSGTQDKSTRQKINFHELKHPSKVPQRPNKSTIDGQLTPTRIPVDAQTVQLLERLSLVDLDSAEAHRTFEDAIEFASQILSVDTDGVEPLNTVLERERMC, from the exons TTCGGCTCCTCGTGTGACATGATTGGAATTCCGTTCCATCTACGACCACCCCCGGGGCGCACCCTCCACTCGCTGGTGAGGACCTTTGCCTCAACGAAGCCGGCCGATTTATCCGGGACGCAGGACAAGAGCACCCGGCAAAAGATCAATTTCCACGAGCTTAAACATCCGAGCAAGGTTCCCCAGCGTCCAAACAAATCTACGATTGACGGCCAGTTGACACCAACCCGCATCCCGGTGGACGCCCAAACGGTGCAGCTGCTGGAGCGGTTAAGCCTGGTGGATCTGGACAGCGCCGAGGCCCACCGGACGTTCGAGGACGCGATCGAGTTTGCGTCGCAGATTCTGTCCGTGGACACCGACGGCGTAGAACCGCTGAACACGGTACTGGAGCGGGAGCG GATGTGCTGA